The Cucumis melo cultivar AY chromosome 5, USDA_Cmelo_AY_1.0, whole genome shotgun sequence genome has a segment encoding these proteins:
- the LOC103497004 gene encoding high mobility group B protein 15: MASTSFAGGKQLPVIEVASNCVPYPPPQTTYEDIIANSKIFMTALEKLHSLMGTKFMIPIIGGKELDLHRLFVEVTSRGGIEKVIRERRWKEVTSVFNFPSTATNASFVLRKYYISLLHHFEQIYFFKAVGWTPVTSDSSPCPSASAIPTQGVTSMLPPSDNQAASHQPRSIATELPAVSLSSTSPAGGFPVIGVIDGKFDSGYLVTVTVGTEKLKGVLYQAPEQPSQPQVLQPVGAFAKDGSTPTTPNAHRRRRRKKSEIKRRDPAHPKPNRSGYNFFFAEQHARLKPLYPGKDREISRMIGDLWNKLKESERTVYQEKAMKDKERYRIEMVDYREKLRTGQIISDAVPLQQRLPEPDLNMVYGDKNEETEGGESQTPDHDTSYVEGDSGEYKTEEKDEDEEDDEEDEEEDDSEEDASPQGIGNVDVNILVEEEQCETRTGVENVRKESSTVGDKKEVLAGDSVMVEVEAKEEPEPTTAAIRED, encoded by the exons ATGGCATCGACTTCTTTTGCTGGCGGGAAGCAACTGCCAGTGATTGAAGTGGCTTCTAACTGTGTTCCATACCCACCACCGCAAACAACGTACGAAGATATCATAGCCAATTCGAAGATCTTTATGACAGCCTTGGAAAAGCTCCACTCCCTCATGGGAACTAAGTTCAT GATCCCCATTATTGGTGGGAAAGAACTAGACCTGCATCGGCTTTTTGTGGAGGTTACTTCTCGTGGTGGGATTGAGAAG GTTATAAGAGAGAGAAGATGGAAAGAAGTAACTTCAGTTTTTAATTTTCCTTCGACGGCCACCAACGCTTCTTTTGTGTTGAGGAAGTACTATATTTCATtgcttcatcattttgaacAGATTTACTTCTTTAAAGCCGTAGGATGGACACCAGTAACTTCTG ATTCCTCTCCATGCCCAAGTGCATCGGCAATTCCTACGCAAGGGGTGACTTCTATGTTGCCACCATCAGATAATCAGGCAGCATCCCACCAGCCACGGAGCATAGCGACTGAACTTCCAGCAG TTTCTCTGAGTTCGACATCACCAGCGGGAGGGTTTCCAGTGATTGGAGTAATTGACGGAAAATTTGATAGCGGATATCTTGTTACTGTTACTGTAGGAACGGAGAAGCTAAAAGGCGTGCTTTATCAGGCTCCTGAGCAACCTTCACAGCCACAAGTGTTGCAGCCTGTTGGTGCTTTTGCCAAAGATGGTTCCACCCCCACCACACCAAATGCTCATCGCCGTCGTCGTAGGAAGAAATCTGAGATAAAGCGAAGGGATCCTGCTCATCCAAAGCCAAACAGAAGTGGTTACAACTTCTTTTTTGCTGAGCAGCATGCCAGACTCAAACCATTATACCCAGGGAAGGACAGGGAGATAAGCAGAATGATTGGCGATCTTTGGAATAAACTAAAAGAATCTGAAAGAACA GTTTATCAGGAGAAAGCTATGAAAGATAAAGAAAGATATAGAATCGAGATGGTGGATTACAGAGAGAAGCTGAGGACAGGCCAAATCATCAGTGATGCAGTGCCCTTACAGCAGCGTCTTCCCGAGCCAGACCTGAATATGGTCTATGGTGACAAAAATGAAGAAACCGAGGGCGGCGAGTCTCAAACACCAGATCATGATACAAGCTATGTGGAAGGCGACTCTGGAGAGTACAAAACAGAAGAGAAGGACGAGGACGAGGAGGACGACGAAGAGGATGAGGAGGAGGATGACTCAGAAGAAGATGCATCTCCACAAGGAATTGGTAATGTGGACGTCAACATTTTGGTTGAGGAAGAACAGTGTGAGACGAGAACAGGAGTAGAGAATGTTAGAAAAGAGAGTAGCACAGTTGGTGATAAGAAAGAAGTTTTAGCTGGGGATTCGGTAATGGTGGAGGTGGAGGCAAAGGAAGAACCAGAACCAACAACAGCGGCCATTAGAGAAGATTAA
- the LOC103496968 gene encoding uncharacterized protein LOC103496968, producing MLFSRLRRCFAPKRSSYSYTPAPPPVPMKKKTSWPCGNIDQKDDDIIRGNNEEKSSVAMYRIENELKAMNKEVATHCSFGPVGDDIFRWEGIVIGPACSCYEGGIFHVSIQFPSDYPFTPPSIHFLTKIFHPNVELDGSIKIDILYENWSSALTIEKLLLSICSVLSNPIPQGSTNEASTMFLNDWLNFNDIARQWTKLYAMPI from the exons ATGCTTTTTTCCCGTCTCCGCCGTTGCTTCGCTCCAAAACGCTCCTCTTACTCTTACACTCCCGCTCCTCCTCCGGTTCcgatgaaaaagaaaactagTTGGCCGTGTGGGAATATTGATCAGAAGGATGATGATATTATTAGGGGAAATAACGAAGAAAAAAGTAGTGTTGCGATGTATCGGATTGAGAATGAATTGAAAGCGATGAACAAGGAGGTGGCGACGCACTGCAGTTTCGGACCGGTGGGTGATGATATTTTCAGGTGGGAAGGTATTGTAATTGGGCCGGCTTGTTCTTGTTATGAAGGAGGCATTTTTCATGTTTCAATTCAATTTCCCTCCGATTACCCCTTCACTCCTCCCTCCATTCATTTTCTAACCAAG ATATTCCATCCAAATGTAGAGTTAGATGGAAGCATTAAGATTGACATATTGTATGAAAATTGGTCTTCAGCATTGACAATTGAGAAACTTCTACTTTCAATATGCTCAGTCCTTTCAAACCCAATTCCCCAAGGCTCCACTAATGAAGCTTCAACAATGTTCCTCAACGATTGGCTCAATTTCAATGACATTGCAAGACAATGGACCAAATTATATGCAATGCCAATTTGA
- the LOC127149282 gene encoding uncharacterized protein LOC127149282 isoform X2: MSYRPSNFMETDDMFLQFEDDLDNNIAGGSSSVGDNTESSSQQTTPTPRRRAQSRLLELERHVAINGRIPMTIAPGAEKPISPHAVRFSQAIGVCVRKTFPVRCLKWTDVGREYIEVVKGDLQRFFVLDFNDQAMNRFVEHQMLTTFKEFRADCHKHFKKYSDPEEARANPPNALVGRDEDWHFLCDHYISRAFQEQSRTNKAARQKQPYNHSSGSKSFLQRQHELAERRGQPVDRVELFRETHVRAGTFVSQAAEDAHPIPEGSQPLSEDEICDQVLGRRPGYSKGLGWGPKPKARRTASASSSSTSCSQSTQKEIELQAKLHEALERIEVQDRNHQALASQVEAMKKMIEDLTRAQQGPPHDP, encoded by the exons atgtcatatcgaccatcaaattttatggagacggacgatatgttcctccagtttgaggacgatttagataataacatcgcgggagggtcatcatctgtgggcgacaatacgg agtcttcttctcaacaaacgactccgactcctaggagacgtgcgcagtctcgactcttggagttagagcgccacgttgcaataaatgggcgcattccgatgacgatcgcccctggagcggagaagcctatttctccacacgccgttcgcttcagccaggcgataggcgtgtgcgtgcgaaagacatttcccgtccgctgtcttaagtggacggacgttgggagagaatacattgaggtcgtcaagggcgacctccag cgattctttgtgcttgatttcaatgatcaagcaatgaacaggtttgttgagcatcagatgctcacgacctttaaagagttccgggccgactgtcataaacatttcaaaaagtacagcgacccggaggaggctcgtgccaacccaccaaacgcattggttggacgtgatgaggattggcacttcctctgcgaccattatatcagccgtgcattccag gagcaatcacggacaaacaaggctgctagacagaagcagccttacaatcatagtagcgggtccaagtcgtttctacaacgacagcatgagctcgctgaaagaagagggcagccggtcgatcgtgtggaattgttccgggaaacacacgttcgagctgggacattcgtgtcgcaagccgccgaggatgcgcat cctatcccagagggtagtcagccactctctgaggatgagatatgcgatcaggtgttgggtagacgaccaggctactcaaaaggccttggttggggacccaagccgaaggcccgcagaacggcaagtgcaagcagttcgtcgacatcttgttcgcagtccacacaaaaagagattgaattacaagctaaacttcatgaagctttggaacggattgaagtacaagatagaaatcaccaagcattagcttcacaagtggaagctatgaaaaagatgattgaagacctaactcgtgcacaacagggaccaccacatgatccctag
- the LOC127149282 gene encoding uncharacterized protein LOC127149282 isoform X1, with amino-acid sequence MSYRPSNFMETDDMFLQFEDDLDNNIAGGSSSVGDNTESSSQQTTPTPRRRAQSRLLELERHVAINGRIPMTIAPGAEKPISPHAVRFSQAIGVCVRKTFPVRCLKWTDVGREYIEVVKGDLQRFFVLDFNDQAMNRFVEHQMLTTFKEFRADCHKHFKKYSDPEEARANPPNALVGRDEDWHFLCDHYISRAFQEQSRTNKAARQKQPYNHSSGSKSFLQRQHELAERRGQPVDRVELFRETHVRAGTFVSQAAEDAHNQMLELQSQPIPEGSQPLSEDEICDQVLGRRPGYSKGLGWGPKPKARRTASASSSSTSCSQSTQKEIELQAKLHEALERIEVQDRNHQALASQVEAMKKMIEDLTRAQQGPPHDP; translated from the exons atgtcatatcgaccatcaaattttatggagacggacgatatgttcctccagtttgaggacgatttagataataacatcgcgggagggtcatcatctgtgggcgacaatacgg agtcttcttctcaacaaacgactccgactcctaggagacgtgcgcagtctcgactcttggagttagagcgccacgttgcaataaatgggcgcattccgatgacgatcgcccctggagcggagaagcctatttctccacacgccgttcgcttcagccaggcgataggcgtgtgcgtgcgaaagacatttcccgtccgctgtcttaagtggacggacgttgggagagaatacattgaggtcgtcaagggcgacctccag cgattctttgtgcttgatttcaatgatcaagcaatgaacaggtttgttgagcatcagatgctcacgacctttaaagagttccgggccgactgtcataaacatttcaaaaagtacagcgacccggaggaggctcgtgccaacccaccaaacgcattggttggacgtgatgaggattggcacttcctctgcgaccattatatcagccgtgcattccag gagcaatcacggacaaacaaggctgctagacagaagcagccttacaatcatagtagcgggtccaagtcgtttctacaacgacagcatgagctcgctgaaagaagagggcagccggtcgatcgtgtggaattgttccgggaaacacacgttcgagctgggacattcgtgtcgcaagccgccgaggatgcgcat aatcaaatgctggaactccaatcccagcctatcccagagggtagtcagccactctctgaggatgagatatgcgatcaggtgttgggtagacgaccaggctactcaaaaggccttggttggggacccaagccgaaggcccgcagaacggcaagtgcaagcagttcgtcgacatcttgttcgcagtccacacaaaaagagattgaattacaagctaaacttcatgaagctttggaacggattgaagtacaagatagaaatcaccaagcattagcttcacaagtggaagctatgaaaaagatgattgaagacctaactcgtgcacaacagggaccaccacatgatccctag
- the LOC103496967 gene encoding ethylene-responsive transcription factor ERF062, whose amino-acid sequence MEDQFPFIEQQKPIIQKDFSSSSLQQFVSGSYFYGDPTLWGSILRPPRSENGGFNGNIDQSKSPSSSSSSSSSNSPNSPTSPSPTSSSLFSTEKSEISGGNLIDSIHGIESNLHPNGESFVPLNFLETFPKQESESLSPSPPLFQSQIDSTNLTLFLQEPTIVDPSPQNPFQIQAQTGLQWLKNSQNQNRSAAIIAAASGNYSDFWLGVTKTQPMKQIGRKQGNQKTESSAVGKLFRGVRQRHWGKWVAEIRLPRNRTRVWLGTFDTAVEAAVAYDTAAYMLRGEFAHLNFPDQKHRLKSNSLNRTTAALLEAKLQAITQGNSGRKKRVAATVSTIDSCEKGLMEGDSKVLDLRKKASENVCGGSEIGEVKRNEDGNLEIEQHVQLSRMPSLDMDMIWDALS is encoded by the exons ATGGAGGATCAATTCCCATTCATTGAACAACAAAAACCCATCATTCAAAAGgatttttcatcttcttctttacaACAATTCGTCTCTGGATCTTACTTTTATGGCGATCCAACTCTATGGGGTTCTATACTTCGACCTCCAAGGTCTGAAAATGGTGGTTTTAATGGaaacattgatcaatcaaaatccccatcttcttcttcctcttcttcttcttctaattctCCTAATTCTCCTACTTCTCCTTCTCCTACTTCTTCCTCTTTGTTTTCGACCGAAAAATCTGAGATTTCTGGTGGGAATTTGATCGATAGCATTCATGGAATTGAAAGTAATCTTCACCCAAATGGAGAAAGTTTTGTTCCTTTGAATTTCTTGGAAACTTTTCCCAAACAAGAATCCGAGTCCCTTTCTCCTTCCCCTCCTCTGTTTCAATCTCAAATTGATTCAACGAATCTTACTCTGTTTCTTCAAGAACCCACCATTGTTGATCCATCCCCACAAAACCCATTTCAAATTCAAGCTCAAACAGGGCTCCAATGGCTTAAAAACAGCCAAAATCAGAACCGAAGCGCCGCCATTATTGCGGCTGCATCGGGTAATTATAGCGATTTCTGGCTGGGGGTAACGAAGACGCAACCAATGAAACAGATTGGAAGAAAACAGGGGAATCAGAAAACGGAGTCGTCGGCAGTCGGGAAGTTGTTTAGAGGTGTCCGGCAACGGCACTGGGGGAAGTGGGTAGCGGAGATTAGGCTGCCGAGGAATCGAACGAGGGTGTGGCTTGGGACATTCGACACAGCGGTCGAAGCCGCCGTCGCGTACGACACCGCCGCCTATATGCTGAGGGGGGAATTTGCACATTTGAATTTTCCGGATCAGAAACACCGCCTGAAATCAAACTCTCTGAACCGGACGACGGCGGCGCTGCTGGAGGCCAAGTTGCAAGCGATCACACAGGGGAATTCGGGTAGGAAAAAAAGAGTTGCGGCGACCGTATCCACCATTGATTCATGTGAGAAGGGATTGATGGAGGGAGATTCAAAAGTGTTGGATTTGAGGAAGAAGGCGTCGGAAAACGTGTGTGGGGGATCGGAAATAGGGGAAGTGAAGAGAAATGAGGATGGGAATTTGGAAATAGAACAGCATGTTCAACTCAGCAGAATGCCATCTTTGGATATGGATATGATTTGGGATGCTTT ATCTTGA